One segment of Sphingomonas qomolangmaensis DNA contains the following:
- a CDS encoding putative bifunctional diguanylate cyclase/phosphodiesterase, with product MHARYRQCFGASDPADGTGSETDDDHLPEFELVHVDQGGDAVDLLSRADQDQFAVALIDVRASGVDGRETAAQLRAVDPDINLVIISDQVDTSPVEAFLVAGPPDKICFIAKPFEPPQIAQIAGVLGRRWSSDRMLAATRAELAAKTAELEAQQSELAELARQAMHVANHDPLTDAPNRQAFLRALEDQVATGDDFAMALIDLDRFKLVNDTFGHLAGDELVRQICAALRESAPEDGVVARLGGDEFAVLFAAPGEQVAAMICDRLLAACAANFKVFDHELQASASIGLVLVEGWQRPDPIDVMRRADLALNEAKRRGRGIIRLFDEAMDESIRFRRKIEGGLAQAIANDELRLVYQPIVERGDLEIVAFEALLRWDSPDYGTIPTGLFIPIAEESSLIHELGDWVLTQALEMLQRWPGQYVSVNFSPRQFRRQNFVAHVVERVQHAGIAPTRLQIEITETAIFDDAERAADTLYRLRQMGFRIALDDFGTGYSSLYNIRRFSLDCLKIDKSFIDGIGRERESAAIVQSIIHLARALGLEVVAEGVETPAQVQALRIAGCSHLQGYHLSRPLEAEDAAEMAQQRYMRPEVIKLAVPRVVAIEATGKPG from the coding sequence ATGCATGCCCGGTATCGGCAATGCTTCGGCGCGTCTGATCCCGCGGACGGTACCGGCTCCGAAACCGACGACGACCACCTTCCCGAGTTCGAATTGGTCCATGTCGATCAAGGTGGCGACGCGGTCGACCTCCTGTCGCGCGCGGATCAGGATCAGTTTGCCGTGGCATTGATCGATGTCCGCGCATCGGGGGTGGATGGTCGCGAAACCGCGGCGCAGTTGCGCGCGGTCGATCCCGACATCAATTTGGTGATCATCAGCGATCAGGTGGACACGTCGCCGGTCGAGGCTTTCCTCGTCGCAGGTCCGCCCGACAAGATCTGTTTCATCGCCAAACCGTTCGAGCCGCCGCAGATCGCGCAGATTGCCGGGGTGCTGGGCCGTCGTTGGTCATCCGATCGCATGCTCGCGGCGACGCGCGCCGAGCTCGCGGCCAAAACCGCCGAGCTCGAAGCGCAGCAAAGCGAACTTGCCGAACTCGCGCGCCAGGCGATGCATGTCGCCAATCACGATCCGCTGACCGACGCACCCAATCGGCAGGCCTTCCTGCGCGCGCTGGAGGACCAGGTAGCCACCGGCGATGATTTCGCGATGGCGCTGATCGATCTCGATCGCTTCAAGCTCGTCAACGATACGTTCGGCCATCTGGCGGGCGACGAACTGGTACGCCAGATTTGCGCGGCGCTGCGCGAGAGCGCGCCGGAGGACGGGGTGGTCGCACGGCTGGGTGGCGATGAATTCGCGGTACTGTTCGCGGCACCCGGCGAACAGGTGGCGGCGATGATATGCGATCGGCTGCTCGCCGCCTGTGCGGCCAATTTCAAGGTGTTCGATCACGAGCTGCAGGCCAGCGCCTCGATCGGCCTGGTGCTCGTCGAAGGCTGGCAGCGACCCGATCCGATCGACGTCATGCGGCGCGCCGATCTCGCGCTCAACGAGGCCAAGCGGCGCGGGCGCGGCATTATCCGCCTGTTCGACGAAGCGATGGACGAATCGATTCGCTTTCGCCGCAAGATCGAAGGCGGCCTAGCTCAGGCGATCGCGAACGATGAATTGCGGCTGGTCTATCAGCCGATCGTCGAGCGCGGCGATCTCGAAATCGTCGCCTTCGAAGCGCTGCTACGCTGGGACAGCCCCGATTACGGGACGATCCCCACCGGCTTGTTCATTCCCATCGCCGAGGAATCGAGCCTGATCCACGAGCTCGGCGATTGGGTGCTCACCCAGGCGCTCGAAATGCTCCAGCGCTGGCCGGGGCAATATGTCTCGGTCAATTTCAGCCCGCGCCAGTTCCGGCGGCAGAATTTCGTCGCGCATGTGGTCGAGCGCGTCCAGCATGCGGGGATCGCCCCCACGCGGCTACAAATAGAGATCACCGAGACCGCGATCTTCGACGACGCCGAACGCGCCGCCGATACGCTGTATCGCCTGCGCCAGATGGGGTTCCGCATCGCTCTCGACGATTTCGGAACGGGCTATTCGAGCCTGTACAATATCCGTCGTTTCTCGCTCGATTGCCTCAAGATCGACAAGAGCTTCATCGACGGTATCGGCCGCGAGCGCGAAAGCGCGGCGATCGTCCAGTCGATCATCCACCTTGCGCGCGCGCTGGGGCTGGAGGTGGTCGCCGAAGGGGTCGAAACCCCGGCGCAGGTGCAGGCGCTGCGGATCGCGGGCTGTTCGCACCTCCAGGGCTATCATCTGTCGCGCCCCTTGGAAGCCGAGGACGCCGCCGAGATGGCGCAGCAGCGCTATATGCGCCCCGAGGTGATCAAGTTGGCGGTGCCGCGGGTGGTCGCGATCGAAGCTACCGGCAAGCCGGGGTAA
- a CDS encoding 3'(2'),5'-bisphosphate nucleotidase CysQ: MEPDAVNDARLAADIATEAGALLLALQGTMAPCRELGTAGDAQANRLILDRLRDARPEDFVLSEEAADDPARCAAQRLWVVDPLDGTREYAEGRDDWAVHIGLSIDGVAVTGAVALPGLGVTLASDAPPPLAPLPQRPRMVVSRSRPPAEAVKVADALGAERIPMGSAGAKAMAVVRGTADIYLHAGGQYAWDNCAPAAVAIATGLHVSRIDGSPLVYNCIDVSVPDLLICRIEWADRVLALLAQAD, translated from the coding sequence ATGGAGCCCGATGCTGTGAACGACGCACGACTGGCCGCCGATATCGCCACCGAGGCGGGGGCGTTGCTGCTCGCGCTGCAAGGCACGATGGCGCCCTGCCGCGAGCTCGGGACAGCGGGCGATGCACAGGCGAACCGGCTGATCCTCGATCGGCTGCGCGATGCGCGCCCTGAGGATTTCGTGCTGTCGGAGGAAGCCGCCGACGATCCCGCGCGCTGCGCTGCGCAGCGGCTGTGGGTAGTCGATCCGCTCGATGGTACCCGCGAATATGCCGAGGGGCGCGACGATTGGGCGGTGCATATCGGGCTGTCGATCGACGGCGTCGCGGTCACCGGCGCGGTGGCGCTGCCGGGGCTGGGGGTGACGCTGGCGAGCGACGCACCGCCGCCGCTCGCACCCCTGCCCCAGCGGCCACGGATGGTCGTCAGCCGTTCGCGCCCGCCCGCCGAGGCGGTGAAGGTAGCCGACGCGCTCGGCGCCGAGCGTATCCCGATGGGCTCGGCGGGGGCCAAGGCGATGGCGGTGGTGCGCGGCACCGCCGACATCTACCTCCACGCCGGCGGCCAATATGCCTGGGACAATTGCGCCCCCGCAGCGGTGGCAATTGCGACGGGGTTGCACGTGTCGCGCATCGACGGTTCACCGCTGGTCTATAACTGTATCGACGTTTCGGTGCCCGACCTGCTGATCTGCCGAATCGAATGGGCCGACCGCGTATTGGCGCTGCTCGCACAAGCTGACTGA
- the cysN gene encoding sulfate adenylyltransferase subunit CysN: MATNPASPRDYVPDTLIADDIDAYLAAHQRKSMLRFITCGSVDDGKSTLIGRLLYDSKQIFEDQLSALESDSKRVGTQGQNIDFALLVDGLAAEREQGITIDVAYRFFATPARKFIVADTPGHEQYTRNMVTGASTADLAVILTDARKGVLTQTRRHSYLAQLVGIRHIVLAVNKMDLVGYDQSRFDAIVEDYRAFANEIGIDAFTAIPISGLGGDNIVDRSTAMDWYAGPTLMHHLDTVEIDADREAARPFRMGVQWVNRPNLDFRGFAGMIASGSISVGDPIRVLPSGRSSTVARIVTFGGDLRSARAGQSVTLTLADEIDCSRGDIIAAADDAPQVADQFEAKLVWLDAEPLLPGRAYWLKIGTQTVSATVQAPKCTIDVNTLQSLAATTLHLNDIGETEIITDRPIAFEAYADSRELGGFILIDRMTNRTVAAGMLSYALRRAQNVHWQAVEVTREAHARQKGQTPKLLWFTGLSGSGKSTIANLVEKRLHALGKHSFLLDGDNVRHGLNRDLGFGDADRIENIRRVGEVAKLMTDAGLIVLTAFISPFRAERELVRSLLPDGEFVEIFIDTPLDVAEQRDVKGLYKKARSGEIPHFTGISSPYEAPETPDIHIDTRRLTPEEAAEAIVERVVGVWSPML; encoded by the coding sequence ATGGCGACCAACCCGGCGTCCCCGCGCGACTATGTCCCCGACACGCTGATCGCCGATGACATCGACGCCTATTTGGCGGCGCACCAGCGCAAGTCGATGCTGCGCTTCATCACCTGCGGCTCGGTCGACGACGGCAAGTCGACGCTGATCGGGCGGCTGCTGTACGATTCGAAACAGATTTTCGAGGATCAGCTCTCGGCGCTTGAGAGCGACAGCAAGCGCGTCGGGACGCAGGGGCAGAATATCGATTTCGCCTTGCTGGTCGATGGGCTCGCCGCCGAGCGCGAGCAGGGGATCACGATCGACGTCGCGTATCGCTTCTTCGCGACGCCGGCGCGCAAGTTCATCGTCGCCGATACGCCGGGGCATGAGCAATATACCCGCAACATGGTCACCGGCGCGTCGACCGCCGACCTCGCGGTGATCCTGACCGACGCGCGCAAGGGGGTGCTGACGCAGACGCGGCGGCACAGCTATCTCGCGCAGCTGGTGGGGATTCGGCACATCGTGCTGGCGGTGAACAAGATGGACCTGGTCGGTTATGACCAGAGCCGGTTCGATGCGATCGTCGAGGACTATCGCGCCTTTGCCAACGAAATCGGTATCGACGCCTTCACCGCGATCCCGATTTCGGGGCTCGGCGGCGACAATATCGTCGATCGATCGACCGCAATGGATTGGTATGCCGGGCCGACGCTGATGCACCATCTCGATACCGTCGAGATCGACGCCGATCGCGAGGCGGCGCGACCGTTCCGCATGGGCGTCCAGTGGGTCAACCGCCCCAATCTCGACTTTCGCGGGTTCGCAGGGATGATCGCCAGCGGATCGATCAGCGTCGGCGACCCGATCCGCGTGCTGCCCTCGGGGCGGAGCTCGACCGTCGCGCGCATCGTCACCTTTGGCGGCGACCTGCGGAGCGCGCGCGCGGGTCAATCGGTGACGCTGACGCTGGCCGACGAGATCGATTGCTCGCGCGGCGACATCATCGCCGCCGCCGACGATGCACCCCAGGTCGCCGACCAGTTCGAGGCCAAATTGGTGTGGCTCGATGCCGAGCCGCTGCTGCCGGGCCGCGCCTATTGGCTCAAGATCGGCACGCAGACCGTCAGCGCGACGGTACAGGCACCCAAATGCACGATCGACGTCAACACCCTTCAGTCGCTCGCGGCGACGACCTTGCACCTCAACGATATCGGCGAGACCGAGATCATCACCGATCGCCCGATCGCGTTCGAAGCCTATGCCGACAGCCGCGAGCTCGGCGGTTTCATCCTGATCGACCGGATGACCAACCGCACCGTGGCTGCGGGCATGCTCAGCTACGCGCTGCGGCGCGCGCAGAACGTCCATTGGCAGGCGGTCGAAGTCACGCGCGAGGCGCATGCGCGGCAAAAGGGGCAGACCCCCAAATTGCTGTGGTTCACCGGGCTGTCGGGATCGGGCAAGTCGACGATCGCCAATCTGGTCGAAAAGCGGCTGCACGCGCTGGGCAAGCACAGCTTCCTGCTCGACGGCGACAATGTCCGCCACGGGCTGAACCGCGACCTGGGCTTCGGCGATGCCGACCGGATCGAGAATATCCGCCGGGTGGGCGAGGTCGCCAAATTGATGACCGATGCCGGGTTGATCGTGCTGACCGCCTTCATCAGCCCGTTCCGCGCCGAGCGCGAACTGGTGCGCAGTTTGCTCCCCGACGGCGAGTTCGTCGAGATCTTCATCGACACGCCGCTCGATGTCGCAGAGCAGCGCGATGTGAAGGGGCTGTACAAAAAAGCCCGCAGCGGCGAGATCCCGCACTTCACCGGCATTTCGAGCCCCTATGAGGCGCCCGAAACCCCCGACATCCATATCGACACCAGGCGGCTGACCCCCGAGGAGGCCGCCGAGGCGATCGTCGAGCGCGTCGTCGGCGTATGGAGCCCGATGCTGTGA
- the cysD gene encoding sulfate adenylyltransferase subunit CysD yields MQSSATPPLTHLERLEAESIHILREVAAEAERPVMLYSVGKDSAVMLHLAKKAFFPAPPPFPLLHVDTTWKFRAMYDLRAKAAADAGMELLVHQNPDAMARGINPFDHGALHTDLWKTEGLKQALDLHGFDAAFGGARRDEEKSRAKERIFSFRSASHRWDPKQQRPELWRLYNTRKAKGESIRVFPLSNWTELDIWQYILAEGIEIVPLYFAAPRPTVERDGMLLMVDDDRFRLLPGEQPVDRSIRFRTLGCYPLTGAVESEAATLPQVIQEMLLTTTSERQGRAIDRDQAASMEKKKQEGYF; encoded by the coding sequence ATGCAATCTTCCGCCACGCCCCCGCTGACGCATCTCGAACGGCTTGAAGCCGAGAGCATCCATATCCTGCGCGAAGTCGCTGCCGAGGCCGAGCGCCCGGTGATGCTGTACAGCGTCGGCAAGGATTCGGCGGTGATGCTCCATCTCGCCAAGAAGGCGTTCTTTCCCGCGCCCCCGCCCTTCCCGCTGCTGCATGTCGACACGACCTGGAAGTTCCGCGCGATGTACGACCTGCGCGCCAAGGCCGCCGCGGATGCGGGGATGGAATTGCTGGTGCATCAAAATCCCGACGCGATGGCCCGCGGGATCAATCCGTTCGATCACGGCGCGCTGCACACCGATCTTTGGAAGACCGAGGGGCTGAAACAGGCGCTCGACCTGCACGGCTTCGATGCGGCGTTCGGCGGCGCGCGGCGCGACGAGGAAAAGAGCCGCGCCAAGGAGCGGATCTTCAGCTTCCGCTCGGCCAGCCATCGCTGGGATCCCAAGCAGCAGCGCCCCGAATTGTGGCGGCTGTACAATACGCGCAAGGCCAAGGGCGAGAGCATCCGCGTGTTCCCGCTGTCGAACTGGACCGAACTCGACATCTGGCAATATATCCTGGCCGAGGGGATCGAGATCGTCCCGCTCTATTTCGCCGCGCCGCGCCCCACGGTCGAGCGCGACGGGATGCTGCTGATGGTCGACGACGACCGCTTCCGGCTGCTGCCCGGCGAACAGCCGGTCGATCGGTCGATCCGCTTCCGCACGCTTGGCTGCTATCCGCTGACCGGCGCGGTCGAGAGCGAAGCCGCAACGCTGCCGCAGGTGATCCAGGAAATGCTGCTGACGACGACCTCCGAACGCCAGGGCCGCGCGATCGATCGCGATCAGGCGGCAAGCATGGAAAAGAAGAAGCAGGAGGGGTATTTCTGA
- a CDS encoding UDP-glucose dehydrogenase family protein gives MRIVMIGSGYVGLVSGACFADFGHDVVCVDKDDAKVGKLQAGGIPIYEPGLDALVAKNVAAGRLSFTTDLAGPVGEADVVFIGVGTPTRRGDGHADLSYVHGAAREIAAALKRFTVVVTKSTVPVGTGDEVERIIRETNPDADFAVASNPEFLREGAAIEDFKRPDRIVVGIEDERAREPMEAVYRPLYLNKSPVMFTSRRTSELIKYAANAFLAMKITFINEVADLCEKVGADVQEVSRGIGLDNRIGGKFLHAGPGYGGSCFPKDTLALVKTAQDHDSPLRLIETTVAVNDTRKRAMARKVVAALDGDVRGKTVAILGLTFKPNTDDMREAPSISIIQALQDAGATIRAYDPEGMEAARPMLGDVTYTRSAYDAADGAAAVVIVTEWDAFRALDLHRLKATMESPVMVDLRNIYNAAQVERAGLRYISVGRPSAEQPAKS, from the coding sequence ATGCGGATTGTGATGATCGGTTCGGGCTATGTCGGCCTGGTATCGGGTGCCTGTTTCGCCGATTTCGGGCATGACGTGGTGTGTGTCGACAAGGATGACGCCAAGGTCGGCAAGCTGCAGGCCGGTGGCATTCCGATCTATGAGCCCGGGCTCGATGCGTTGGTTGCCAAGAACGTAGCTGCGGGGCGACTGTCGTTCACCACCGACCTGGCGGGGCCGGTCGGCGAAGCCGACGTCGTCTTCATCGGTGTCGGCACCCCTACCCGCCGCGGCGACGGCCATGCCGACCTGTCCTATGTCCACGGCGCCGCGCGCGAGATCGCCGCGGCGCTCAAGCGCTTCACCGTTGTCGTCACCAAATCGACCGTGCCCGTCGGCACCGGCGACGAGGTCGAGCGGATCATCCGCGAAACCAACCCCGATGCCGATTTCGCGGTTGCGTCGAACCCCGAATTCCTGCGCGAAGGCGCTGCGATCGAGGATTTCAAGCGCCCCGACCGGATCGTCGTCGGGATCGAGGACGAGCGCGCGCGCGAGCCGATGGAAGCGGTGTATCGCCCCTTGTACCTCAACAAGTCGCCGGTGATGTTCACCAGCCGGCGCACCAGCGAGCTCATCAAATACGCCGCCAACGCCTTCCTGGCGATGAAGATCACCTTCATCAACGAGGTTGCCGACCTGTGCGAGAAGGTCGGCGCCGATGTCCAGGAAGTGTCGCGCGGGATCGGGCTCGACAACCGGATCGGCGGCAAGTTCCTCCATGCGGGGCCAGGCTATGGCGGATCGTGCTTCCCCAAGGACACGCTGGCGCTGGTCAAGACCGCGCAGGATCATGACAGCCCATTGCGGCTGATCGAGACGACGGTGGCGGTCAACGACACCCGCAAGCGCGCGATGGCGCGCAAGGTGGTCGCGGCGCTCGACGGCGATGTGCGCGGCAAGACCGTCGCGATCCTGGGGCTGACCTTCAAGCCCAATACCGACGACATGCGCGAGGCGCCGTCGATCTCGATCATCCAGGCGCTGCAGGACGCGGGCGCGACGATCCGCGCCTATGATCCCGAAGGCATGGAGGCGGCGCGGCCGATGCTGGGCGACGTCACCTATACGCGATCGGCCTATGACGCCGCCGACGGCGCGGCGGCGGTGGTGATCGTCACCGAATGGGACGCGTTCCGCGCGCTCGACCTGCATCGGCTGAAGGCGACGATGGAAAGCCCGGTGATGGTCGACCTGCGCAACATCTATAACGCGGCGCAGGTCGAGCGCGCGGGGCTGCGCTATATCAGCGTCGGTCGCCCGTCGGCGGAGCAGCCTGCCAAAAGCTGA
- a CDS encoding EAL domain-containing protein produces MRPQDPDPPPATGTESAVDGYRRDDGGALGSPGWRLFILADVTNFGALRRTLGRSRAGRLIDDIAAIAAIAWPGARLAPVSRSMLEIAFEGRTPTDADAAIAALRRCFDQPIDIDGGLHRIEMLFAGAAMPVHDDDDVRLIEAAEAALGQARTDQIDIVRDLTQIEHAYDRMALIRDLSGAIGNGEIFLQYQPKVHLRQQEIVSVEALVRWQHPTRGLIAPADFIPLAEESRKIGALTLWTIRKVIADQQLLAAAGFDLPIFVNISGMLLADAEFVDQVCTMVRGVPTKIGFEITETAVIRDPESAIRHLHTFAQIGVTLAIDDYGAGLSSLAYLKQLPARELKIDKMFVLELTSSNRDPLIVRSTIDLAHALDMEVTAEGVETPAALALLSVMGCDMAQGFLISRPIAIDAMIQFLEQDRHLGAMASMRPTFGRPEAFWKRA; encoded by the coding sequence ATGCGCCCGCAAGATCCAGACCCGCCGCCGGCCACCGGCACCGAATCGGCCGTCGATGGCTATCGGCGCGACGATGGCGGCGCCTTGGGTTCGCCCGGCTGGCGGCTGTTCATTTTGGCGGACGTAACCAATTTCGGGGCGTTGCGCCGCACGCTGGGGCGTTCGCGTGCCGGCCGCTTGATCGACGACATCGCGGCGATCGCCGCCATTGCATGGCCAGGGGCGCGGCTGGCGCCGGTCAGCCGCTCGATGCTCGAAATCGCATTCGAAGGCAGGACGCCTACCGATGCCGATGCGGCGATCGCCGCGTTGCGGCGGTGCTTCGACCAGCCGATCGATATCGATGGCGGGCTGCACCGGATCGAGATGCTATTCGCGGGCGCCGCAATGCCTGTCCATGACGACGACGATGTCCGGCTGATCGAGGCCGCCGAAGCCGCGCTCGGCCAGGCGCGCACCGACCAGATCGACATCGTGCGCGACCTGACGCAGATCGAACACGCTTATGATCGCATGGCGTTGATCCGCGACCTCAGCGGCGCGATCGGCAACGGCGAGATATTCCTGCAATATCAACCCAAGGTGCATTTACGGCAGCAGGAGATCGTGAGCGTCGAGGCGCTGGTACGCTGGCAGCATCCGACGCGCGGGCTGATCGCGCCCGCCGATTTCATCCCGCTCGCCGAGGAAAGTCGCAAGATCGGCGCGCTCACCTTGTGGACGATCCGAAAGGTCATCGCCGACCAGCAATTGCTGGCGGCGGCGGGGTTCGACCTCCCCATCTTCGTCAACATCTCGGGTATGCTGCTCGCCGATGCCGAATTCGTCGATCAAGTGTGCACGATGGTGCGCGGCGTGCCGACCAAGATCGGTTTCGAGATCACCGAAACCGCGGTCATCCGCGATCCCGAAAGCGCGATCCGGCATCTGCATACCTTCGCGCAGATCGGCGTGACGCTGGCGATCGACGATTATGGCGCGGGGCTTTCCTCGCTCGCCTATCTCAAGCAGCTTCCCGCGCGCGAACTGAAGATCGACAAGATGTTCGTGCTCGAGTTGACCAGCAGCAACCGCGATCCGCTGATCGTGCGCTCGACGATCGACCTGGCGCATGCGCTCGACATGGAAGTCACCGCCGAGGGGGTCGAAACCCCCGCGGCGCTGGCGTTGCTCAGCGTCATGGGCTGCGACATGGCGCAAGGCTTCCTGATCAGCCGGCCGATCGCGATCGACGCGATGATCCAGTTCCTCGAACAGGATCGCCATCTGGGCGCCATGGCGTCGATGCGCCCTACCTTCGGGCGACCGGAAGCGTTCTGGAAACGTGCGTAA